The window AACAGAACCTGATGCGCCTCTCGCACCTCCATCGAACATGACTCCCGGCCGCCAAGTTTTCCCCACGCTCTGGCTCGCGCGCGACCTTTGTCCCGACGTTGTCGCGCTGGCCGCACTCTGCGCGCTGGTCTGGCTGGCGCGCGTGATTCGCGCTGGCGTCGCCGCGCCCCGACAAACGCCGCGTGTCTCGCGCGCCAGGGCCATGTGGATGGCGGCCATCTCGCCGCCCGTGGTCCTGTTGAGTTGGCTGGTGATCGCCGCCACCATCGAGGCCAATCGCCGCTGGGGCTTTGCCGTGCGTTACCTGCTGATGGCCATGCCGTTTCTTTATCTGCTGGTGGCGCACAGCCTGTTCGTCGCGCTGGGGCTCCGTCGACTCGCGCTCGCGCTGCTGACAATCCTCATCGTGTTCAATCTGTTGAACCAATACGGCGCGTTCTATCCGCCACTCACCAGCGAGCGCTTGATCTGGAATCAAAGCTTCGAAAAAAGCGCCGAGCGCAGCCATGAGTATCTGCGCTTGCATGCAGCGAATATTCAACTGGCTCGCCGCCTGGAATCGTCGCCTGCCGACGTGGTGTTGATCGCCTCGTTCCCTTATCCGCATTACCTCGGTCTGCCGCGACTCGGCTATGTCTCCCGGCCGCTGCGCGGCTACTGCTTCGACATCGGCCGCGGCGTGCCGTCGTTCAAGAACATGGCTCAGTGGAACGAACCCGCCGGCGTCGACCCGATTTTCATCGGCGACCGCTACGGGCGTTTCGCCATTCCCCAGGCCGAGCAGGGCGACGAGATTCTATTCGACGATCAGCAAATCCCCCCGCTGCTCGCCTATCAAAAGCGCTGGCGGCAGTCGCCGCGACAATCGGTGGCTCAAGTGAAAGATTGGGTGCTCACGCGCCAATGGCCCGGCGATTGGCTAGCTCGACAATTGATGGTCCGCACCGATGTGCTCGCCGTGCTCGGAATGGCCGATCGCGCGGTCGAAGAACTGCGCGCCGCGCTGCCGCTGCCAGTGGCGCCGGCGAACAGCATGATCGAACTGCGCCTCGCCAGCCTGCAGCGCGCGCAAGGAGACTCAGCGGCGGCGGCCGCCACCCTGCGCGACCTGTTGCTGCGCGCGCCCGATCTGCTCACGGCGCACGAGCTGTTGACCGAGATCGAGTTCACTCAAGGTGAACACGATGCCGCACTGGCGCGGTTGACTGGGCTGGCCGCGCGACATCCCGATTCCAAGCCCGCCCGAATCGTGCTGGTGCAGACGCTGCTGCGCATGGGGCGCGCGTTGGAAGCGCGCCCCTGGCTCGAACAACTCACTCAGCTCGATCCGAGCGACGGCGCCGTTTGGCTACAGCTAGGCGTCATTTGCGCGGCCAGCGGCGACGCCGCGCCGGCCCGCGTGGCGCTAGAGCGCGCCCTGGCCTTGCCGCTCGACGAGGCCAATCGGCGACTCGCGCGTGAGCATCTCGCCGGGTTGCCACAGCGTTAGAACCAAAAAAACCCATGTGGCAGGTTGCGCCCCGCCACATGGGCCCGGAGTAAGCAAATGCGTTCGGCGCGGATCAGCTCGCGTTGGTCGCCTCAGCGGCCGGCTTCTTGGCCTTGGCCCGCTTGGCTTTGGCGCCCCCTTTGCCCTTCTTGGCCTTGGCCAAAGCGTCGTCGAGCTTCTTCTGCTGCTCGGGGGTCAGCACGTCGCGCATCGCGGCCCGCATCTTGTCACGCGCGGCGGTGAGCTTCGCCTCCAGCTCTTCGATCTGCGGCCGGAACTCGTCTTGGATCTTGTAGATCGCCTCGCGCTGCGAGTCGTCAACCAAATCGCCAAAGTGCGCCGGCAGACGATTACCATCGTTGTCGTCGTTGGCCGCCGCGGCCTTCTTGCCGCTCTTTTTCTCGGCCTTCTCCTCGGCCAATACCGTCGTCGCCAAGCAAATCAACAACGCCACGCACAAACAAGCTGAAATTCGATACTGGCCAATTCGCATGTTGCCGCCCTTGAAATGGGAGAAGTGAGAAAGTGGCGGGGGCGCCCCCGCCACGCGACGTATCGTAATTGCCATCGCGCTGCCATCCAAACTATTGCTTCCCCTTAATGGATGTGGCGGTGGACCAACCGTGGCGCAACAAAAAAAGGTCATGGCAGCCGATCCGTCGTGCTACCATGACCTTTATCCTGAAACGGGAATCGGAATTCCCGCTCTCCCAATACCCGGTACATCGTCCGCGCGCAAGTTGCCGCTTCAGCCGATTTTGCGAGCTATGCTCAACTGGCTGACGGAAAATAACTTACGCCGCGCGCAAGCGACCAGCATCCATCGCGCCCCTTGGCAAGCGGCGCCGGTCGCGAAAAGTCTGACGTCGGCCTGGCCGCCTGGGCAGATTGCCGTCGTGGCTTTATTCCCACTCGCCGCGACTGCAGCTACGCTGCCGCGGCTCGCAAAATCACGACCCAGGTCGCGATTTTGTGAATTGCTTCCTGCAATTCACGCAGCCCGGCGAAAAATTCCCCGGACTGCTACGGCGCGATCATTGGCGCCATCGGCATCGCCGACACCGGCGCCAACGTCCCGTTATAGCCAGCGGCCGTTGAGCTCAATGGATAGGCGAACTCGATCGGCGCAATGTTGTCGGCGAAGCCGCCAAACTGCACCAGCGGCAAACCGCTGCCGCCAGTCGGGCTGTTGAAGACCGGCGGTCGCCCCGTGCCGCGATAGCCCGTCATATAGCGTGGCGGTCCCATAAATGTGACGTCGGTTTGCAAGGGAGGCGTGAACGTGCCGGCCGGATCGCCCGGCACGCCCGTGACCGCCAGCGGCGCGGCGACCAACGGAAAGCTCCGCAACTGTCCGGCCGCCGGATTGCCTCCCATCATCGGCTGCGTCGTGACGATGCCGCGATACCCCACCACGGTGCGATACCCCCTGGGCGCGACATAGGCGCCTGGTCCACCCGGAAACCCATACTGCTGGGCCGACGCGGTCATCGGCAAACACAGAACGGAAACGAGCGCGAGCAACCCAATCGACGGCTTCATATTCTCATTCCGCGGCGCGGCGAGTAGCGATTGCCCTCCCTGGTTCCTTGGCGCGCTCCATCGGCACAACCAGTAAACATGCCCTCATTTTGCCTGCCGAGCAACTCGCGCGGTTTCCGTTCGCGCTCGATTCGCCCACACCTTGCCGGCTGCGGTAGCGTTTGTGAGGATTGAACGGCATCAACTCTCCACGGCAGCCACGATTGTCCGACACCGTCGCCAACCTCGTCGTCTTGACAGCCATGACCGCCATCGGCGGCTTGGCATTGGCGCGCGCCAAACCGCTCATCACCGGCACGACGCTTGTAGCGCCCTGGTGGTGGAACGTCGCCGCGCTACTGGCGCTGGCGACTTGCGCCGCGACGGAACAATTCACTGCGAGTCCCGCGCCGGCGTGGCAGGCGCACCTGGCCTATGCGGCCGCCGCAGTCACCTTCTGCCCTTGGATGGCGGTGCTCGGCGCCAAACGCCCGCAAGACGTCGCCTGGCAGTTCGTTGTCGCCACGCTACTGGTGGTGCTGCTGCTACCTAGCGCCGAGGCGCTGCTCTACCGCCCGCAGTCTCCGCTGGAACTCCATGCGGCGCGGGCTTGGTTTTTGTGGCTGCTGATCGCGCTAGGACTTGCGAACGCGCTGCCCACTCGCGACGCGCTGCGTGGCGCATTGACCGCCGCGGCACAGGTCGTCCTGCTGGCGCCGCAGCTTCCGCTTTTGGAGTCGCAAGCGCAGTCGCCGCTGCTCGCGCTAGCGCTATTCACGCTGGCCTTGTCCGCCTGGCCGCGCACGCTCCGGCGCCGCAGCACCACGCCCGATTGGTCCGCGCTGTGGCGCGAATTTCGCGACGCCTTTGGCGCCATGTGGGCGCTACGCGTCGCCGAGCGCTTTAATGTCGCTGCCCGCATGAACGACTGGCCGGTGAATCTGCGCTGGTCGGGGTTCGTCTCGACCGAGGCGCCGGGCGCCGCGCCGGCCCTTTCGCCCGCCATGCAAACTAACCTTCTCGGCCTGCTGCGGCGCTTTGTTTCGCGCCCCTGGATCGACGCGCGCGCCGATTGCACCAGCTTCACCAGCGACCTAGACTGATCCGCATGTCGACCCTTGAGCCGCGCCCCATCGAACCCTTCTCGCTCGACGCGCTGCGCCATCGACTTTCGGGGCTCGAAAAACTGCTCGAGCTCACGCGCCATCTCGCCGCGAATATCGATCCCGATCTCATCCTCCAGCGCATCGCGCAGGACGCCTGCGACGCCATCGACTGCGATCGCGCCAGCCTCTACCAGTACGATCACGAAGCCGAAGTGCTGATCACCCGCGTCGCCACCGAACTGGAGATTGCCGAGGTCCGCGCCCCATTGGGCCACGGCATCTCGGGCAGCGCGGCGGCCACTGGCCAAATCGTCAACGTCGCCAATGTCGCGGCCGATCCGCGCTGGAATTCGTCGGTCGATGATCGCACCGGCTATCGCACCGAGTCGATCCTCGCCGCGCCGTTGCGCTCTGGCAACGACGGCTCGCTGCTGGGCGTGCTCGAACTGTTCAACAAGCGCGACGGCGCCTTCACCGGCTTCGACGAGGAGCTGCTGCTGGCGTTCTCGCAACATGCCGCCGCGGCCCTTGACCGGCTAAGGCTGATCGAGCAACTGCGCGAGCAGCACGCGGTCGAAACATCGCTCAACGTGGCGCGCGACATCCAGCGCGGCTTCATGCCCAGCCAATTGCCGCATGTCACCGGCTATGAGATGGCCACCTGGTGGTTCCCGAATCAGGCGGTCGGCGGCGACTATTGCGATGTGCTGCGCCTGCCCGACAAGCGCTTGGGGTTGGTCATCGCCGACGTAAGCGGCCACGGCATCGGCCCCAGTCTGCTGATGGCCTCGGTTCGCGCGGCGCTGCGCGCCTTGATCTTGCAGCACAGTTCTCCGGAAGCGCTGTTGGAATTGTTGGGCCGCGCGTTGGCCTGCGATCTGCAAGACGGTCGCTTCATCACCATGGTGCTCGCCGCCATCGATCCGCAAGTCCATGTCCTCGAGTTCGCCAACGCCGGTCACGCGCCGGCCCTTTGTTATCACGCGCACGACGCATCGTTTGAATCGCTCGAATCGACTGGCCTGCCGCTCGGTGTGCTCGACGAAGCCAGCTACTCGCGCAGCAAGCCGATCTCGCTCGCGCCGGGAGACTTGGTGGTGCTTTGCACCGATGGCATTGTCGAGGCCATGAACGAAGAAAACGAACTGTTTGGCCGCCCACGGCTGGAAGGCATCATCCGCGCTCATGCCCAGTCGCCGGTTGAAGAGATCGTGCGCGCCGTGGGGCGAGCTGTCGAAGCTCATTACGTCGGCGAAAGCCCCCCTGACGACCTGACCATTCTGGCCGCGCGGCGCAACGCATAAGCGCGCCGGCGGATGGCTCAAAAGGTCTTGGTCAACGTGCCGCCATCGACCACGATGGTCGCGCCGGTGATGTAGCTGCCCGCATCGCTCGCCAACAGCAGCGCCGGCCCCACCAGTTCGCTCGGATCGCCCCAGCGTCCCAGCGCCGTGCGCGCGGCGAAAGTCGCCTTCTCCTCGGCGGAGAGCAAATTGCCCGGCAGATCAGTGAGAAATGGGCCGGGCGCCAAGCAATTCACAGTCACCCCGTCGGCGCCCACATCCTGGCAACTGGCCTGGGCCATGCCGATCAGCGCCGCCTTGGTGGCGGAATAGGCGTTGCGCCCCTCTTTCGACGCCAGCCCCATGATCGACGAGATATGAATCACCCGGCCCCACTTGCGCTCCCGCATTGCCGGAACCAGCGCCCGCGTCAGCGCCATGCAGCTAGAAAGGTTCAATTCCAGCAGCCGATCCCAGTCGGCATCCGCAATCTGGTCGATCGCTTGCGGGCAGTTGCCTCCCGCGTTGTTGATCAAAATGTCGACGCGGCCAAAGGTCTCAAGGGCCGACTTCGCCAAGCGCTCTGCCTGCTGGCGGTCGGTCATATCAGCGACCAGATACTTGCCCCGCACGCCGAGCCCAGCGGTGATCTCTGCCAGCGCCCGCGCAAGTTCAGATTCGCTGCGACTGGAAATGATCACGTCGGCGCCCGCCTCGGCCAGTCCGCGCGCCATCGCCTTGCCCAGCCCCTTGCTTCCGCCGGTGACCAGCGCCACGCGGCCTGTCAGATCGAACAACTTGGGTAGTTTCATCGCGCCGCCAATGGTGTCCGGTTTTTCAACGACTTCCGAATGGAGAATAATAGACTCTACAAAGCCGTGGCCCGACAACGCGCCAGCCAACTTCCTGACCCGCAAGCCGAACGCAAGAGCCCTTGAGCCGATGACCCAAACGATTCCGATTCCGCAAGTTCTCACCCGCGAGCAGTGCCGGCGCGTCGATCAATTGGCGATGCAAGAGTTTGGCATGTCAGGCTTGGTGCTGATGGAAAACGCCGGCCGCCAGGTCGCCGACCTCATCATGCGACTGGCGCCCACTGGTCCGGTTCTCATCTGTTGCGGCAAAGGCAACAACGCCGGCGACGGTTTTGTGATCGCGCGACATTTGGACCTTCGTGGCGTGGCGACGCGGGTGGCCGTATGGTCCCCACCAGAGCAACTCAGTGGCGATGCAGCGGCGAATTTTCAGATTCTTGCCTTAAGTGGAGTTACCGTCGAACGATTCGAAAAAGTCCACGACGCAAGCCACATGGCCCCCCTAATTGGTAATGCCGCGCTCGTGGTCGACGCGTTGTTGGGCACCGGCGCCGTTGGCGAGCCGCGCGCCCCCTATGACGAAGTGATCGAACAACTCAACGCCAGCGGCAAGCCGATCATTGCCGTCGACCTGCCCAGCGGACTCGATTGCGACACCGGCAAGCCCAGCCGGCACACGATCCGCGCCGCGCATACCTGCACGTTCGTCGCCGCCAAGGCCGGGTTTGCCAATCCACAAGCGGCGCCCTACCTCGGCACGGTACATGTTTGCGACATTGGCGCCCCGCGAGCCGTGTACAAAAAAATTTGACGAGCGTCCCGCGCCATGCGATATTTCATGCGGTCACTGGCGCTGTTTGGTCGATAATGACCGGGCGCGAACCAGTGACGGCCGGCTGATGTCGATCCGTCTGACGTTGGTCGCAGTGTTTCTCTCTGACCCAATTCCCTCACACAGGAGACCGGCGATGCAATCTCTCTCTTGCCATCGTGCGTCGGTCAGCCTGCGCGAATTGGTCGCCTAAGGCAGCGCTAGTCGCTACCTGGCCGCTCTCGGGCAGGCCCCCCTCTCGCACGGATTTCGTGCCTTCGTTTCATGTCCTCGCCCTGTGCTTTCGCGCGATGGTCGTGCGCGAGCCACTTCGTTCGTATTTCGAGAGAGAAAATGAATCACAAAAAGCCCTCGCGGCGACAACTTCTGTCGCTGTGCGCAGAACTTCACGATGATGATGGTCTCGATCCCAAAGACTTTTTTCGATCCCCAACTCACAACCCCAAGAACGATCGCAGAACCCGCCAACTATGCGGCCAAGTCGCGGAGACCCTGAGCCAGGTGCTCAGCGGCGAATGCGCCGATGCCGTGTTGAGCGACCTGCAAGTGGTGGCGGTGCGCCCAGCCCCGGACGCCTCGCAACTGCTGGTCCTGGTGGCGCCGGCGTCGCCCGAAGCGTGTTTCGACTCGCAACTCGCGCAAGCACGTCTGGCCAGCGCCAATGGTTGGTTGCGCGCTGAGGTCGCCGCCGCCATCACCCGCCGCAAGGCGCCGCAACTGCTGTTTCAGTTGGTCAGCGCAAACTACGGGGAGGACCGCTCATGAGCGAACACACCTTGCAAGTGGTGCGGCGCGATTGGCTGACCGAACCTTTGCCGGACGACGTGGCGCAATCGCTCGAACGCCTCGCCCGCGCCGACGACGTTCGCCAGATTGCCGTCATGCCCGACGTGCATTTGTCGGGCGAGGTTTGCGTCGGCGTGGCGGTCGCCACCGAAAGTCTGATTTACCCGGCGGCCGTCGGCAGCGACATTGGCTGTGGCATGGCGGCCATACAGTTCGCCGTCGATGCAGAATTATTGCGCAATCAAAACTCGGCGGGCCAACTCCTGTGCGGACTGTATCGCGCCATTCCGTCCCTCAAACATGCACAGGCCACCGCGCCGCGCGCCTTGCCCGCTCCATTGGCCGCGCGGCCCTTGAGCGCCCCGCGACTGGAGAAAGTCAAACAGCGCGACGGGCTGTGGCAGTACGGCACCTTGGGCCGCGGCAATCACTTTCTGGAGTTTCAGGCCGACGACGAGGACCGCCTGTGGTTGATGATCCACAGTGGTTCGCGGGCGATGGGGCAGGCCATCAGCGGGCATCACTTAAGGACCAGTTCGCCGGCGCCGGCAAAGCGGTTGTTCGGGCTGGACGCCAGCACAGCCGAAGGCGCGGCTTATTTGGCTGATCACGATTGGGCCATCGCGTACGCCGCGCACAATCGCCTGAGCATGATCGAACGGGTAATCGAGTGCCTCGATCGCTCGTTTCAAGTCGCGGCCCTGCCCGACTCGCTCATTCACTGCAACCACAACCACGTCCGGCGGGAGACGCACGGCGGTCAAACGTACTGGGTCCATCGCAAGGGCGCGCTCTCAGCCGCGCTCGACGAACCTGGGCTGATCCCCGGCTCGATGGGCACGGCCAGTTTTCATGTCGCCGGACGTGGGCTTGCCGACGCGCTCGGTTCCAGTTCGCATGGCGCCGGGCGGGCCATGGCGCGGGGCGTCGCCAGTCGCTCCATTTCTGTGGGACGCCTGCAGCGCGAGATGCGCGGCGTATGGTTCGATCAGCGAATCTCCCCTCGTTTGCGCGACGAGGCGCCCTCGGCCTATAAAGACATTCACGGCGTCATGCGGGCGCAGCGCGACCTGACCAGCGTCGTCCGGCAGCTTCGCCCCTTGTTGAGCTACAAAGGGGTCTGAGTCCTTTGACTTCGACAAATGGTCCGCGTGAGCCACCACCCGCTGGTTTCAACTGGCGAGCGCTGTAGAATACAATTCAACTGAGAATTAGTCTCAACTCGCGAGTCGTCCCATTACTCACAATCTGCTGCCGCTGAGTCTGCTCGCCAACGGCCAAATTGCCGTCATTCGCCAGGTGATGGGCACGCCCGAGCATGTCCACCGTCTGCACGAAATGGGATTGCGCGGCGGCGCCGAAATCGAAATGATGCAATCGGGCAGTCCGTGCATTATTCGGCTCGATGGCCACAAACTTTGCTTTCGCGATGACGAAGCCACCCGCGTGCTGGTCGAGATGGGGGCGGTCGCATGATGCGGCTCGCTGAGTTGCCGGTTGGTCAGTCCGCGCGAGTTTGTTCGATAGCCGGCGTCGACGAATTAAGCATTCGCCTGATGGAGATGGGGCTCACGCCGGGCGTCGAAATCCGCGCCGTCGGCAAGGCGCCGCTGGGCGATCCGCTGGAGTTTGAACTACGCGGCTACCGTTTGAGCGTCCGCCGCCAGGAGGCGGGCCGTGTCGAAATTGAACCGTTGACCTGACCCGACTGACGCCACCGCCACAGTCGATACGCTTCGCTACCCGCCGCTGATCCGCCCGAGACCATCATGGCGACAATCGCCGAGACCAAAGATTTCGCCATTCGCCAAGCCACCATCGCGCTGGTCGGCAACCCCAACACCGGCAAGTCCACCCTTTTTGGCGCGCTGGCCGGCATACGGCAGCGCGTGGGCAACTACCCTGGCGTCACCGTCGAAAAAAAGCTCGGACAAATGAACCATGCCGGGCGGAAGTTTCAATTGATCGATCTGCCGGGCACCTACAGCCTGGCGCCGCGCTCGCTCGACGAAATGGTGGCGGTCGATGTGCTGCTCGGCCGCCGCGGCGACGTGTCGCCCGTCGACGCCGTGATCTGCATTGTCGACGCCAGTAATCTGGAGCGCAATCTCTACCTCGTCAGCCAGGTGTTGGCGATGGGATTGCCGACCGTCATCGCGCTCAACATGATGGATGTGGCGCGTACGCGCGGGCTAGCGATCGATGTCGATCGCCTGTCGCGACAGTTGGGCGTGACCGTCGTGCCAATCGAGGCGCATCGGCGGCGCGGTTTGGACGATCTGAAGCAAGCGGTGCTGGCGGCCTTGGATCAACCGGTCGCTGGCCGCCCCTCGCCGTTTCCCGAGCAGTTCGAATCCGAAGTCGACGCGCTAGCCGCGCTCTCTTCGACAACGGCCGCCGCGCCGCGCTATCTCACGGAGCGTTTGCTCCTCGACACCACCGGCTACCTGGCCCATGAGTTGACTCATGGCGATCAGCGCGCCGCTGGGCAGATCGCCGCGGCAAGGCAGCGCCTGGCCGATGCGGGGCTTCCCGTGCCCGCGGTCGAAGCGATGGCTCGCTATGGCTGGGTCGCCCAAACACTGGCGGGGGTCGTCTCGCGCCCCAGTCAACGCCCCGTCACGCTCTCGGACCGCATTGACCGTGTGCTTACGCATCGGGTGTGGGGCACGCTCTTTTTCGCGCTGGTCATGCTGGCCATGTTTCAATCAGTGTTTGTCTGGGCCGGTCCTGCCATGGACTGGATCGATGGCCTGATGGGCGCCGCGGGCGAGATGATCGGCGCCTGGCTCCCAGAGGGACCGCTGCGCAGCCTCTTGATCGACGGTGTGATCGGCGGGTTCGGCAGCGTGCTGGTGTTTTTGCCGCAGATCTTCATTCTGTTCTTCTTCATCTCGGTGCTGGAAGATTGTGGCTACATGGCCCGCGCGGCCTTTCTGATGGACAAGCTCATGTCGCGCGTCGGATTGAGCGGCAAATCGTTCATTCCGCTCCTTTCATCATTCGCTTGCGCCGTGCCGGGGGTGATGGCCACGCGCGTCATCGAGAATCGGCGTGATCGCTTGACGACCATCCTGGTCGCGCCGCTGATGAGTTGCAGCGCGCGGCTGCCCGTCTATACCGTCTTGATCGCCGCATTTATCCCGGACCGCGCCTGGCTGGCGGGCGTGCTGAGTCTGCAAGGACTGACGCTCACCGCAATGTATCTGTTGGGGATTGTCGTCGCGGTCGGCATGGCCATCCTCCTCAAGCGTTCGCTGCTCAAGGGCCCCACTCCTCCCTTTGTTATGGAGCTTCCCAGCTACAAGCTGCCGTCTCCCGGCACGGTGCTGCACCGCATGGCCGATCGGGGTTGGGCCTTCGTGCGGCGAGCCGGCACCTTGATCGTGGCGGTCTCCATCGTGGTTTGGGCGCTGCTCTATTTTCCGCGCAGCGAAGCGGTCACCCAACCGCTGGCTGATCGACTCGCCGCCACAAAAGCTGAAATGAACTTGCCCGACCTGACCACCGAACAGCTTACGCACCTGCGCGCCGAGGCCGCCGCGCTCGATCGCGAATTCTCCGGCATTCAACAGCGCCAAAGCTACCTGGGGCGGATGGGCAGATTCATCGAACCGGTCGTGCGCCCGCTGGGTTGGGACTGGCGGATTGGCTGCGCGGTGATCGCGTCGTTTCCGGCTCGCGAGGTGGTCGTGGCCACGCTGGGCGTCATCTACAATCTGGGGAGCGAGTTGGACGTGGCAGCCGACGCCGATCGCACCCAACTGGCCGCCGCCTTGCAACAAGCCAAGTGGGACGACAGCGAGCGGCCGGTCTACAATGTGCCGGTGGCGCTTTCGATCATGGTGTTCTTCGCTCTGTGCGCGCAGTGCGCGGCGACCTTGGCAGTGATCCGTCGCGAAACCAATAGTTGGTTTTGGCCCACGTTCACGTTCGTTTACATGACCAGCCTGGCCTATCTGGCGGCGCTGGTCACCTATCAGGTAGGCATCCGACTGGCGAGCTAGCGCGATGAATCTCGATCCGCAAACCGGGGCCGCGCTCGGCATGGTCGCCGTGGCGACTGCCTACCTGGCTCGTCGCGGTTGGCAGGCAATCGCCCAGCGCAAGGGTTGCGGCGCCTGCGGGACGTGTCCGATGGAGTCGAGCAATGCGCCGACGCTCGTTTCGCTCGACACCGCTCGCCCCTCGAAACAACCGCCCGGCAAATAAAAGAGCCCCGAGAATCGCTTCCCGGGGCTCACTTAAGCTGTTCCAATTTGTTCGCGCGACCGGATCAGCTTCCCGATTTCAGCGCGGTCGAACCGGTCTCCGGCGTGCGGGCCCGCGGCGCCGTCGAATCGGCGCCAATCGGGCGCGTCACCTGGGCGAAGGCGGCGCACTCGGTGATGACTGCGTCTCCCAAGTTGGTCTTGATGACGATCTTTTGCGTCACCTTGCCCGGCTCATCGCCAGCGATGAACGTCACCGGAATCATATGCACTGGCTTCTCGACTTCGCTGTTCACTTTGAACGTGAAGCAATCGCTGCCGCATTCCACACCCAGCACCTTGAAGGGCTTCTTGCCGCGCACGATCAGTTGCTTGGTCACCTTCTGTCCTGGCTCCAGCACTCCCAAGAACAGCGAGGCGGGGCTCACCGACACCGGCGCCACCACTTGCCCTTCAATGTCCACCGGCAATTCGGTCTCGCGCCGATCGTTGGTGACCAGGATGAGTTGCTCTTTCACAAAGCCAGTCGGCGCGTCGGGCGACATGCGCACCACCAGGTCGTACGCCACGTTGCCCCCCTCGCGGCGGCGTTCCACCGCTTCGGCGGTCACATAAGGACTGGGCGATTTGATGCCCGTGATCTTCCAATCGCCGCGGCCGGCGTACTCAATCTCGATGCGCTCCTCCGCTGGCGAACCGACATCGACCGAGCCAAAGGCGACTCCTGCGGGATGCAGCACGACATCGGTGCGGATGTAGCCCGACACCTTGAGTTGCACCTCGGCGTAAAACGGCTTGTCGAAGGTGACCGTGATGGTCGCGCCGCGCTGACCCGTGAAGGCCCGTGTGTTGAAGGTGGCGATGACGTCGCCCGTCTCGTAGGTCTTGAGCGTGTCTTTATTGAACTCCGGGGTGGTGCATCCGCAACTCGAACGCACGGAGGCAATATGCACGTCTTCCTTGTACGGATTGGTCAGCTTGAACCGATGCTGAACCGTGCTCCCCCGGGCCACGCCCAAAAAATCGTGCGTGGTGTGGTCGAACATCTTGCGCGCCCATTCCTGGGCCGCGGCGTTGCTCGCCAGGAGCAACAAAATTGTGAACGTTGCGCTTGCGCGTCGCATGGCTCTAGTCCCCGCCGGAAGGCACCGCGACGCTCCATCGAGCGGTGCAGACCAAATCGAATGTAGTTTCTTCAGTTGCGGCCTGTCCCGTCAGGGCCGCGCGAGGTCGCCAGGCTCATCATAACCGGAAAGGGCCACATAGTTCGCCTAGTACTCGCGTCTGCACTTAAAATGATGTTTCGGCCAAGGTCTGCCTCAGACTACAGAAACTTGTTTTACGAATTCGGTGTAACGTCAGTGCGTTCAAAGCCTTAAATGCACAGAGTTTGGAGAACTCCGTGGCTTCCGTATTTTAAGAAATGTCCTACTTCAGCGATGTGCGCGATTGTCCCCAGCAAACGGCCCACC is drawn from Pirellulales bacterium and contains these coding sequences:
- a CDS encoding SpoIIE family protein phosphatase; the encoded protein is MSTLEPRPIEPFSLDALRHRLSGLEKLLELTRHLAANIDPDLILQRIAQDACDAIDCDRASLYQYDHEAEVLITRVATELEIAEVRAPLGHGISGSAAATGQIVNVANVAADPRWNSSVDDRTGYRTESILAAPLRSGNDGSLLGVLELFNKRDGAFTGFDEELLLAFSQHAAAALDRLRLIEQLREQHAVETSLNVARDIQRGFMPSQLPHVTGYEMATWWFPNQAVGGDYCDVLRLPDKRLGLVIADVSGHGIGPSLLMASVRAALRALILQHSSPEALLELLGRALACDLQDGRFITMVLAAIDPQVHVLEFANAGHAPALCYHAHDASFESLESTGLPLGVLDEASYSRSKPISLAPGDLVVLCTDGIVEAMNEENELFGRPRLEGIIRAHAQSPVEEIVRAVGRAVEAHYVGESPPDDLTILAARRNA
- a CDS encoding NAD(P)H-hydrate epimerase, with the protein product MTQTIPIPQVLTREQCRRVDQLAMQEFGMSGLVLMENAGRQVADLIMRLAPTGPVLICCGKGNNAGDGFVIARHLDLRGVATRVAVWSPPEQLSGDAAANFQILALSGVTVERFEKVHDASHMAPLIGNAALVVDALLGTGAVGEPRAPYDEVIEQLNASGKPIIAVDLPSGLDCDTGKPSRHTIRAAHTCTFVAAKAGFANPQAAPYLGTVHVCDIGAPRAVYKKI
- a CDS encoding ferrous iron transport protein A — encoded protein: MMRLAELPVGQSARVCSIAGVDELSIRLMEMGLTPGVEIRAVGKAPLGDPLEFELRGYRLSVRRQEAGRVEIEPLT
- a CDS encoding SDR family oxidoreductase, whose protein sequence is MKLPKLFDLTGRVALVTGGSKGLGKAMARGLAEAGADVIISSRSESELARALAEITAGLGVRGKYLVADMTDRQQAERLAKSALETFGRVDILINNAGGNCPQAIDQIADADWDRLLELNLSSCMALTRALVPAMRERKWGRVIHISSIMGLASKEGRNAYSATKAALIGMAQASCQDVGADGVTVNCLAPGPFLTDLPGNLLSAEEKATFAARTALGRWGDPSELVGPALLLASDAGSYITGATIVVDGGTLTKTF
- a CDS encoding tetratricopeptide repeat protein, translating into MTPGRQVFPTLWLARDLCPDVVALAALCALVWLARVIRAGVAAPRQTPRVSRARAMWMAAISPPVVLLSWLVIAATIEANRRWGFAVRYLLMAMPFLYLLVAHSLFVALGLRRLALALLTILIVFNLLNQYGAFYPPLTSERLIWNQSFEKSAERSHEYLRLHAANIQLARRLESSPADVVLIASFPYPHYLGLPRLGYVSRPLRGYCFDIGRGVPSFKNMAQWNEPAGVDPIFIGDRYGRFAIPQAEQGDEILFDDQQIPPLLAYQKRWRQSPRQSVAQVKDWVLTRQWPGDWLARQLMVRTDVLAVLGMADRAVEELRAALPLPVAPANSMIELRLASLQRAQGDSAAAAATLRDLLLRAPDLLTAHELLTEIEFTQGEHDAALARLTGLAARHPDSKPARIVLVQTLLRMGRALEARPWLEQLTQLDPSDGAVWLQLGVICAASGDAAPARVALERALALPLDEANRRLAREHLAGLPQR
- a CDS encoding RtcB family protein, whose protein sequence is MSEHTLQVVRRDWLTEPLPDDVAQSLERLARADDVRQIAVMPDVHLSGEVCVGVAVATESLIYPAAVGSDIGCGMAAIQFAVDAELLRNQNSAGQLLCGLYRAIPSLKHAQATAPRALPAPLAARPLSAPRLEKVKQRDGLWQYGTLGRGNHFLEFQADDEDRLWLMIHSGSRAMGQAISGHHLRTSSPAPAKRLFGLDASTAEGAAYLADHDWAIAYAAHNRLSMIERVIECLDRSFQVAALPDSLIHCNHNHVRRETHGGQTYWVHRKGALSAALDEPGLIPGSMGTASFHVAGRGLADALGSSSHGAGRAMARGVASRSISVGRLQREMRGVWFDQRISPRLRDEAPSAYKDIHGVMRAQRDLTSVVRQLRPLLSYKGV
- a CDS encoding ferrous iron transport protein A; its protein translation is MTHNLLPLSLLANGQIAVIRQVMGTPEHVHRLHEMGLRGGAEIEMMQSGSPCIIRLDGHKLCFRDDEATRVLVEMGAVA